The nucleotide sequence GGCtgtaaaaaacaaataaataaaaaacaattggTGCCAAACATTCCGCGGCAACGCAACAAATCGGTGGCAGCCAAGCAGCACGTGCCTCTTGGTCcgaaagtaaaaataaatcgTGGGGGAAAAAAGCCGACGCCTTTGACATTGAACAACATTCGCGGGTGCAAAAATAAATCTAGGAAATAAAACCCACACGAAGATATAGCCATATCAGCTGTTTGGCAAGTGCGTGCGGCGGAAAAATTCATTATTAATTGtgccatcggcgaagagaggTGCCTTTCACCATCCATTTCCCTCGGTGCATTTTCCACATTCCCCCCGCAGCGGCGAGTCGATTTTTCCGGCCAGCTAGAACTGGAAATTGCAAACATATCGGGCATTTATTCAAGTGTTGTGGTTGTGTAACCAGAGTCCCGGGAAAAATGAGCGCTACGAGTGGCCAGGAGCCGCCCAAAAAGGCGGCAGCCTCCAATGCCATCAAGTTTCTGTTCGGCGGCCTCTCGGGAATGGGAGCCACCATGGTGGTGCAGCCTTTGGATTTGGTAAGATATACCTAAGGAGAAACCCCATCCCAAAAATCTCACTGGAACCCTGTGAATTCTGATCCCCAGGTGAAAacccgcatgcaaatctctgGAGCTGGCAGTGGCAAGAAGGAGTACCGCAGCTCGCTGCACTGCATCCAGACCATTGTGAGCAAGGAGGGACCTTTGGCCCTGTACCAGGGCATTGGAGCTGCTCTGCTGCGGCAGGCCACCTACACCACTGGAAGATTGGGCATGTATACCTACCTGAACGATCTGTTCCGGGAGCGATTCCAGAGGGCTCCCGGTATCACGGACAGCATGGCCATGGGCACCATTGCAGGAGCTTGCGGCGCCTTTATTGGAACCCCCGCGGAGGTGGCCCTGGTACGCATGACCTCCGATGGCAGGTTACCGGTCGCCGAGAGGAGAAACTACACGAATGTGGCCAACGCTCTGGCCAGGATCACCAAGGAGGAGGGTATTACGGCCCTTTGGAGGGGCAGTCTGCCCACTGTGGGTCGCGCCATGGTAGTCAACATGACCCAACTGGCCAGTTACTCCCAGTTCAAGACCTACTTCCGCAACGGACCCCTCAAGATGGACGAGGGCATCAAGCTGCACTTCTGCGCCAGCATGTTGAGTGGCCTGCTGACCACCATCACCTCCATGCCGCTGGACATTGCCAAGACCCGTATCCAGAACATGAAGACGGTGAACGGCAAGCCGGAGTACCGTGGCACCGCCGACGTCCTGCTGAGAGTGGCCCGTCAGGAGGGAGTCTTCGCCTTGTGGAAGGGATTCACGCCGTACTACTGCCGTTTGGGTCCCCACACCGTGCTGACCTTCATCCTGCTGGAACAGCTCAACCAGGGCTACAACAAGTACGTCCTGGGTGTGGACAAGAGCACTGGCCtgtaaaatgtatatatttatcaaTACCATATGAAACGATCTACGAACCATAAACCATGATGAACCATGCGTGTATATACAACGTTAAGTTTAAACAAAAACATAGGGCATTTAAATGTCGGCAATTCCGGTGACAATATTACATGATAACGATTAGCTTGAATGTTGAACAGTTTTTTGTAGCGCCATAAGTATAAAGTGGATTCTCAATAAAGCACAAAATGTTATAACAAACCTGTCAGAGTCGATTTGATTTATGGAAAAACTTCAGCAAAGTTACCTGCCATAGGAAAACTTAAGACGTTTTGGTCTATAAATTATGGtatgtattattttaaatgttgtttctgaaaaagtttaaagcatatcagttttgtattatttatttaaaaattataagcaGGTTCCCCAGATTAaatcgatgatatttttaGAAGCTCAGCGGTGGTATAACTCGTGTCTGGCTATTCAACCGCTATCTAGTCTTCAAAGTCACGTCGGGTTGCCAACTTCCAAGTTTGCGGATGGTTCGTCATGAGTGTGAAGTGGGTGTTGTCGGCCCGCCCATATGTTGTTATtgcaaattaattatataccgGGTGTCTATGTGAAAGACACCTCCTCCACACCCAGCACCCCACATAGCTACTGTTTGCTAATTCCCCTGATAAACCTTATCACCGGCTCATTTGCCCGTTCTCGTTTGCCGGTGCAAAGTATAAATCCCAACGATAAACTCTGAGGCTGAAGATTGCATATTTGCTTTCCGAGCCCCCTTCCATCGACAGATTTCGCTTTCAttgataaggaaaaaacaCGCTGATAACCTTTGTTCAACTTGTAGTTTAATAAACAGTGGTGCCATAAAGTTAGCGTTCGGCTTGTATTCCAGTGCTGGCAGCCGTATATCTTTGCTTTTCATTTCGGTTTTGATTGGTTCAGCTTTATGACAACCGATAATTGgattatttaatttgtttcatttgaTGAATTCCAGCAGTCGGTCAAAGGAGTCCAAAAGCAGACCACAAAAAgcttaatttaaatttgtttggcTACCAACtggttttttttgttggtaaatttttatttattacaaaCTGGCCATAAAATATCCTCGCgagaatttatttaaaaagttttttattatgCCATAAGTTTGTTAACTGGAGCGTTACAGTTTTCGTGTGGCGGAAGTGGGTTTTCGGTGGTCGGGACTTGAAGGGGGTTATAATAAGCGAGAATTACCCCGAAGAAGCCAGGGGCAAGAATCgcatattaaatttattttattgggctTTAGCGGATGGGGGGCCACAGGCTCAGAAATAGTATTTGggtaataaaatgttttcagCTTGGCCGGCATTTAACCACTTCCCCATCCACTGCTTTTCTCCTCCAGCTGGTACAACAAATCAAAAGTTTATCTCATAAATAAATGAGCAAAATCTTACTTGACCACAGGGCCCAAAGTTTgcttatattaaaaaattatcctGAACTGGCTCACAAAAAGCTAAGCTTCCCACTTGGAGATACTTTCTGCGTCCAGAGTGTTTCCTACAAAGTTTAAGCTAAAGCAGGCTAAAGATTCTAAGGGATATTAGTTATCCTTTGGCTGCTGTACTTTCGGGTAATTAAAGGCAACTGAGGGGAAGAAAAGTAAGTGGCTTCATTAGGGGTAAAATAACTCACTTTAAGCCACATTCGATTTATGGATAAGTAAGGGAAGTCTTTAAAGCGTAGGAGGGACGAAAGTTGGCAAGATACATTTTATGGATTTATAAGGTTTGATAACTTGGtaatttgtaataaaaaagGATTTCTGAGAATAAATtgtaatattgttttaaaacttaaactttcaatattattatttaatatgtCTATGAAAGGTGatatggtgattttgcaaGATTAAAGGATTCTTTCGTTGGGAATTCGGCAGTGAATAAGCTTAAACTAACCACAAATGTCAGCGCCTATTTAACATGCAATTTTTAATTAACACTCAAAACATCAGCCTGTCGGACAGGAAAATAGAGAGGGAAACAGACGAGGTCCGTGTAAATGTAATTAATTCAATGTCCCACACGAACAGGCAGGCCAATTCATCCATAACCACCGGATCTCCCATACACCCACACTCCCATCCACCCACTTCCGCCCACCCACACATTCAAACGAACTTCAATTAGAGGCCGATACAGAGACCCATCGACAGACTGTCTCTGCTTTCGCTTCTGGCCTGTGGAAAATCGCTCCGATTTTCGTGGAATTCTTTACCGCGGCCACAGCTGCGACCATTTTCAATACCCTGTAGAAAGAGAGGTCAAGGTCaatcaattaaatatttttccgGATTAAAAcgtattttaatatataattatgTTTCGTGATGTTTAAATTTTCTGACTAAATCCTTTTATTGAGTGGTTATCACAGTAAAACCAAAATCGAATTATACTCGTATAATTTAAAACCAACAAATTCGAAATTCTGTCACAAAATGTTACCTGTAAAGTTGGTTTCATTTGCTATGGTTTTTGTTCTTTGTAGAAGAGTCCTATATAGTGTCCTagaaaaatattgaaaattaaGACGTTTCAGAGGTTTAAAGGCTTAAGGGATTAAATACAATTATGTATAATAACAGTTAACACAGCCATTTCTTTAGAGAAACCTCTAACTTTCTGTAAACCGTTTATTGGTCAGTAAAAGGCTATCATAAAAATGAAGAACAAGTAATaccataaaaaatattgttcCCATAAAATGTTGATGAGTTCTGCTTTTTTAAAGGAAAACTTAAACTTGTAAACTGAAAGGAGTGACAGTTCCTTAAGTTTCGAAAGTATATTAGTATTACCtaaagtttaaattaaaatgtgtTATTCtgatataatattattaaaaattagtCTTTCAAAGTCTGATTTACTTATTAACATTTATTTCAGGGTATTAAGTAGTACCAGAAAGCAATCACATTTCCGACAAAcgcttgttttatttttcgaaaTTTGGCCCGATTGATTTTGGTATTAATGCGTTTTCGACCGCCCAAGGGAGCCACCCCATCGATCTGGATAGCGGCTGGCTGAAAAGGAGTGGGTGCAGTGGCTCTGGGATTGGCGGTGGAATTGGATTTGGGATCGGGAGGTGCCACCCCGTTGTGGCCAAGAGGCACAGCAGGCGGGGCATTTGTTGCCGTTCCCTTTCCCATTCTACCGTGGTCATGGCTCATGGCTCATAATTCAGCGTTTTCAGTTAACTGGTTGGTTGGCTGGTGGGCTTGGACTTGGTTTTGGCCGcgtttggctttggcttttgGTCTGGTTTGCCAGCCATTTGGCGCTCGTATTGTTTTTCTCTGCTCTTTAGTTACGCTAATTGCAATACGATGCTGCGTGGAGTGGAGTGGATCTCTCGGCCCCAAGCGTCAAACTAATTGCTTTTGCAAAAAACATTTGAAGCGCGCAACTTTTTCAATTTATCTATTTAGCGATGTGCGgcctcctcgtcctcgtcctttTGCGAATATTTGCAGACAAAGTCCCCCCACTTGAGAGTTCTGTTACATGGACGCGGATTTATCATAAGCAAGGACAATGCCAATGCACTCTCAGATGGCTACACCGGAAAAAAAGGGGCTTAAATATACTAAGGATAAGGTATTTGTTAAGTAATGGAATAAGTTAGGAGCATCTGCGTTAAAATTGAGAACGTTTCGGGGAAACATGACCATATATCATTAATTAGAATACTTTTAAATTGTCATGGAgatatgaaaataaaatactgGTCATTATTTTTGAATGAAAATTAAGTATTTCCTTTcccaaaatatatatatatgataaaGTAGcgacaaaatataaaatctcTTTTCCACCACAATTGCACAAGTTATTCGTAAATACCCCTTAACATTAATAACCAATAAATTGTTACAGAAATGCAGACCACATTTCTTCCCAAGAATAACCACTGGAGAATTCGAAGGAAATTCCTTTCTTGTAAATCAATTCCATAACttgtttaaaaaattcaacaaaatGCAGTAGGAAGTGGTCTGCGTTTTACGGGCCTTACAACCGAGTTTATTTCTGTGTGCAGGTCCTGAAAGGAAGGGGGGGCAGCAAAACAGCGAcaacggaaacggaaatgcAGAACAACTGCTCGCTGTGTTCGAGCGCTGTTTCTATATTTTTTCCCCTGGCTGTTTGCTGCGTCGTCAACCCGAATTTCCTCTGCAACTTCCGTTTTCCCCATTAGGCGTGTACATAAAAGCGATGTTGAACCGGCGCTCGAGATTTACCCAGCTAGAAGGCAGACAAGTAGCGCTCATCGCACGCAAAACTTTGCTGCCGGTTGaaactttttaaattgattaGTTTGTAGCCATCGCAGGAGGCTTTTCAGGGATCCCCTGAAACTGGAACTGCATCCCGGCATCCTTTAGTTTCCCTTTCCCCCAAACCTGTCCCACCGACATTAGCCAAGTGGCTGCATTTCAATTAGCCCGGCCCAGCAAACATGTTTATAAAGGGGTTCGGCGgctgggggcgtggcaatctgGACCTCAAAGTTTACCGAGACTTTCAGCTCCTTGTCTGCTCAATTGAATGCACTAAAAACTCTTGAAAGTGTTGTTTTCCTTCGCGGTATTTAAGGGATTTACAAGAACACAGTGGCTAACATTATAACGGAATTTTggtttataattaaatatttacaaaatatttgtgGTATATTATAAGGATAGGTTAATATTTATCAATTGTAATAAATcttaaaacatatttaagcTGAAAAGAAGAAGATATTTCCCTTATAGCCAGTCCCCTCTGTATTTTAAGAAGGCCCTTAAGTACTATAAGTTGCTGATTTCCTCAAGGATCACACAAAACCAACTCTTTTGCCGCTTGCTTAGATAATTCCTGAAGTGGTTTCGGGATGCCACGCTGGGAAGGAAGTCTTTTAATGTATTGGTTCCCTTTACTTTATCAAGTATCCGCCCCTTTTCCCAAGTTTTCCGTAGAATTCCCCAAGCCCTCTTTTGTTTTGACGTGTTCTGTCATTTGTGGTGACTTCTGTTTTGGGGGTTTCCGTTTGCCTTTTGTATGAGTTCTTACAGTTATTTAGTGAAAATTGTCATTTGTCAACTTGGGGCGCTGAGACACGCCTCCGTAACCCAGAAACCTCAAAATATATACGTCGTGTGGGGtggcaaaaaaaataagaaaaaaacagGCAAACTCGGAACGAACTTTTCTATTGACTGGCAAAAAGTTTTCAACATGCTCAGCTTTTATTAATGCGCTCTCAAGACCTTGCACACACTCTTATTTATCTAAAAATGCCAGTTACCTCGCCCATTTCCTCCAGACCAGTTTTCCCCCCCACTTCTCCCCTGCAAACTTTCCCTTGTTTCAACTTTCGCTTTGATTTTGCACTCGCTCTTTGTAAATTGGCTCACGGAAAGTTGCAGATGAAAAGCGCTGGAAGGAGGCGGGATTTTCCACCATTTTCGAAagcaattttttaattcagttttttttttcctttccgCCTGATTCCATTTAACAGTCGCGCTTATGTagaatgcattttaatttatttaattgaattcAATTTGTTACAAATTGCCAACGAGTCGCGCACACATTTTTGTCGCTCGCGGATTTATTGAAGCATAAAATTTAAGACTTGTAATTTAGTGTGGAAGCGGAGAGTTTTACGACCCAGCGGGAAACGGAGGCGTGTTGGCGGGGAAAATCGACAACTACCAGTGTCAATGTCGATGTTAAGCTTGCGGCTCATCATCCCGGCCGTCCTTGTTGTCCTTGCTGTGTTTGTTGGCACAGGACATGCTCGGTACGTGTGAATGCCGCTGAAGGCCAACTGCACCAGCGGGGGGTTCCCACGGAGGCAGCAGCACTGGATGAGCGGCCCAACGGTCCGCAAAGGCAAAAGCGCGCAACTCATGTTTTCCCGCTGCCAGGACACGCCCCCCTTCTTCCGCCCCCAGCCCCCAGCCCCCCGTTGCGCCAGCCTCAGCCTTTTGGCCAACTGAATGAGCCCGTAATTTGTACTTGCATTCATGAACAGCAGTCAGCTCTTCATCTCGCCTTTTTACACTTGAAAATAAAACTGAGGGGCATTTCTTAGATGTGGAATAAAAAatgattttgtatttatttattttttaaacatgTTCGTCCGTTAGGATTGCAAAGAAAGCAATAATTATGACGACATTTTTTTAGAGGCAATGTTCCTTTATAACTCTAAACAATACTCTAATCTTTAATATTAATacttcttaattagtttttcaATATTATCCTGTGGTCTTTAATCTTTAAGAATTAAACCCATATTTTATCCtattaaataaaacataataAGACCCAATTCCAATGTTAAACTTGAAATAGATCTATTACGTTTAAGTTTAAAACTAACTTTTAGTTTAACATTGGCATGAGAAAACGGTCCTGGGATTGGATAATATAGTGTCTCAGAGTTTTTCGTAAATTTTTATCTGAAAGATTTTCAATAGATAAGTTAGAAAAGAGATAGATAATTTTACGAAATTAAGAACAAATTTACAGGCTTTAAGGATTAAcaatatacatttaaatatatattgacATTTTTATAATCGATAATGCATGTTCGAGGAACTGCAAATAAAATGTGATTATTAAAGCGACTTCTATTATGAATGTTAGGAATTATGAtagatattttattttctatctAGAAGTTGTAAGAAATCTAGTTTTGGCtcaaagtttatttttttcagtgcatgTCTGCGTGAGTGCGTGAAGTTATTTAACATATACTCTCGGAAAGAGCGGCGAAAGAATGTGCGAGGCCTTTGGAGGCAATGCGAAGGCCAAAGCACTGGAAGTCGCCATCGCCGTCGCCTGTCAAGGTCAGTCCAAGGATAACGCAAATTTACGTGCTGCCCTCAAACTTCGACACTTTAGAGGGGCGCCTGTTGTGATGTgttgtgttattttttttgttttccggCTTCTGCGATATTTCATCCTTTTGTTTCGCTCCACTCACACATGCACACATGCACACACGAGTCCCGATGAGTCCTCGGTGtgttttattcaattttttattccGCACAAAGGGAAAAGGATATGAGGGAAGGGGTGACTGGAGCAGGAAATTGCTTGGTTTATGCTCCCTTCGATGTCGGCGATAATCCACTGATGTCATTTGGCCTGCTTCAATGCATATCCTTCGGATCCTTGGGCTCCTTCTGCCAACTAAACTTCATATCTCTATCGACAGCTTGGAGTTTGAagatatcattttttttggggggctCTCTGTTTGTTTGTCTTGGCTGGGGAAATTGCTCACGCATCCGGAATTGGGCAGGGCAAATTCACGCTTCAATTGCAAATTCCCCTGTTTGGGCGCCATTAGATATTTAGAACAATGTGTTGCCATCACAGCCGTCAGGACACTGGGGCCAGAAAACTCACATGGCAATAACCCCAACGATTCAAAAAGGATCTCCCACGCCTTCCGAAAAGTGTGAACCTTTGGCATTGACACGTCGTCGAGGGGTTATTACAGTTTTTTTTTGAAACGGTAGGAAGTCGTTATAAAGGATATTTTCAAGACACTAGCAAATATCTTGGGTATCTTTGTAGTAAAAATATTAGCTTTTACTTGATTTTGCAAAACTATATCATAAGGATTAGGAATTAATTTTAGTTATGACTTAATTAATTTGGAAAactctttaaatttaaaattatgatATTACTGGTTTACAATGAAATCCAAATTAACTGGTTCTCATTGAGTTTTATTAactattaataattataattaaatgtATGCTTAAAAAAACCAAGTATGATACATTTTTCATAAAAtcattataatttaatatctTCCCCTTATCGAATTCCCcctataaatatatttttttccgtGGGATGCTCATTTTTTGGCTCACAAATAGCAACGACTTATGTCGAAGGACATTGTCATTGCTGCTCacacatatttttaaatggttAAATATAAACGCACAATGGCAAATTGGCAGAGGACGTGCCACACCCACTCGCGGATCCTACGAAAATAGCTGGGGCATTGTGTTTAGAGATATGGAAAATCGAACCGGGAACATGGAGCACAATGAAGCTGCGCTTGAATTGCCACATCAGGTGGGCCTCTTTATTTCGAGGGGAAGGAGGAGGTCCTCCGCTCAGTTCATTGGGTTTGACTTGCTGTTTGTTTTATTTCCAGACGCGCTTTAATGTCGTTTATATTTATACAATTTGGGGCGCCAGCCACGCCCCCCACTCGTAGACCTTGGCCCAGGCAAGTGCATGTGCCTATCGGTACCCCAAAAACACGATGCCATATAAAACCTGCCCGAAAGTCCCCGTTTTCTGAATCGCAACACAATGAAAGGGTCGTCCGGTCGCCTTTTTACAACAGGAAGGGAATGGCGCCTTTTACGACAAAAGGCAGTCAGCCAGGCAGCCATCCATCTCGTCATCCTCGAGCcgtttttccttgagtttccCATTTCCCGTCCCATCAATTTCCATCCGCTTTTCCGGACTGCGCCTTGCCGCAGTTCATCAATTTATTTAGCATTTTTATGACGCTCTGCTCCAGCAGAATTGTTTAGAGGGGCTATATTGATTTCATTAGCGGCTTTTAAGGGCCAATAAAGACAAAGGCAGAACACTAATTTCACCCCGCATATTCAAGAAGACTTCTCCGATTCTCGCTCACCAAAGGATTCGCATTaataattcatattttcaatGCACGGTGTACGacataatttttattaaagcAACGTTTTTCCCAgcccaaaaaaatgttaaagcacacacacactccaaaaaaatcggaaaaagaaaaagtaaTCAGGGGGTCGGAGGCAACTTTTTACTGCTCTTGGCAAATTTGAACACAACATTGTGACTTTTTAGCCTTTGCGGTTTTCCGATGTGGTAGTAAGTGAGTTTTGATTTCATTACGGCCTTCATTTGTCTCCATGTTTTACATCGATTTTTTTGATGGGATTTCGGCTTGTTTAATGAGGGTTTTTAGTTTCATTATGGGCCGGGCATTGGaggaaatatattttcataGCTTGCCCGgaaattaaaactaatttaattaTGGAATTATcatataaaaatttattgaGTGGGTGCTGATATTGTTGTACTATGTGATACTAGAGTATGGATTATTAATTAAAAGGTTAAATAAAACTGGATTTTTCCTGACCATAGATCGAATTTAATTACCCACAGATTGATATCTATAGAATTGTATGCCAGGCCACAATAATAATTCAAGaagtaatttttatataaacaaaagaaTTAAAGTTGCTGGCCCAAAGACTAGACATTATTATGCTTGTGTAATTAAAGGCATTATAAATCGGCGAAGCGGAAATGCCAGACAGCGATTTTGTAattgcgtgtgtgtgtgggagGCAGTCACATACAAAAGACACAACCATAAATAGAATCTGATTCCAGAACATAAGCTGCCAGCAATAATCCAAACAACCGAATAAAATCCCCCCTTTCCTTGCCGTTTCTCCGGAGACGCGAATTTGACTTTGCCCAGCAACAAAGTCATCAAAACAATGATTGCAATACATATTTGGGGCAACACAATTTCGCCACCCAACTGGCTAAAGGATGTGGCGGAAGGACGAAGTGGCAGGACATGAATAGAGCAGCGAACTCCAGTCGAAATGCCACGAAATACAAACCCAAATCGTGGGAGACAAACACGCATTTCGGTTCATTAACCAAACCCAAC is from Drosophila suzukii chromosome 3, CBGP_Dsuzu_IsoJpt1.0, whole genome shotgun sequence and encodes:
- the LOC108019458 gene encoding mitochondrial 2-oxoglutarate/malate carrier protein, which encodes MSATSGQEPPKKAAASNAIKFLFGGLSGMGATMVVQPLDLVKTRMQISGAGSGKKEYRSSLHCIQTIVSKEGPLALYQGIGAALLRQATYTTGRLGMYTYLNDLFRERFQRAPGITDSMAMGTIAGACGAFIGTPAEVALVRMTSDGRLPVAERRNYTNVANALARITKEEGITALWRGSLPTVGRAMVVNMTQLASYSQFKTYFRNGPLKMDEGIKLHFCASMLSGLLTTITSMPLDIAKTRIQNMKTVNGKPEYRGTADVLLRVARQEGVFALWKGFTPYYCRLGPHTVLTFILLEQLNQGYNKYVLGVDKSTGL